The Anabas testudineus chromosome 11, fAnaTes1.2, whole genome shotgun sequence genome has a segment encoding these proteins:
- the fhod3a gene encoding FH1/FH2 domain-containing protein 3 isoform X2, with protein MATFVCRVQFLDDTDPFNSTNFPEPTRPPLYTFREDIPLINQLAGVHRLLKAPHKLDDCALQLSHNGTYLDLESSLAEQRDELEGFQQDDTGSRGKKHSVILRTQLTVRVHACIERLYNSNGRDLRRALFSLKQIFQDDKDLVHEFVMAEGLTCLIKVGAEADQNYQNYILRALGQIMLYVDGMNGVIGHAETIQWLYTLVGSKFRLVVKTALKLLLVFVEYSESNAPLLIKAITSVDTKKGCKPWSNTMEILHEKDGVDTELLVYAMTLINKTLAALPDQDSFYDMVDVLEEQGIETISQRHLGRRGTDLDLVEQLNIYEMTLRHEDGDDDSQPPPTGRRDRRRASLGGGDKKHGLERRRSRRASLGRSGHASPCSPASPQRAGLMPFSGQRSDDVSERDLPTIIHRTTIQSITITSRKENLREPEQRSRTESSPAPTAPSPSIPTSPPPVSSPLSPPAQPSLLATLLARKRSIVTVPATKDISPPLRGSSRPSPDRLPYLPHSPFHLFSYDLDEDPSPPAPSEESPKTTSPRNGGLVSYSSLGSQSTPTSPRPAIGGLLSSSYRQHQESLAAERERRRVEREERLQRIEREERNKHSRDYVDKMEEARLAREERYKNVERLAAEEFEKDRVRVSRTRPDLNLTFEPSEAWPSSSRSSTPSSFASQEEAEAELETETPAIPYTPSETGEAEDSSASVETEEKETEATAEEGEEQKGEEEEEVRDEATAGKEEEEAGAREQEPEKEREDAEEDSGILSDKERQNEDVNEKDNCSASSISSASSTLEREERGSTENGLKEAEVNEPCSKLLNNKLFMLDMLYSQNKKPSEEEEEEEEEEEEEDGEKEKEKGEGEDKEVQEDADQKQGNAQESDTGADKSEHRGSIRPFAERFGDLIKDLGPARAPLDSPASEPPPPPPKKESDTIWDQLLASPRELRIGDINFTDLTEDDDKDILDAVMMGGCGDLPPPPPPPPFIPRFPPPPPKLGICPPPPPLIGVMRPPPPPFFSAPTPVPPPPEPPLFNKKKKTIRLFWSEVHPTDSQYRDYKRSGDSFWSKLESVKLDTAKLEHLFESKSKEIPVTKKTAADGKRQEIIVLDSKRSNAINIGLTVLPPPRTIKTAILNFDEYALNKEGIEKILTMIPTEEEKQKIQEAQLANPDVPLGSAEQFLLTLSSISELSARLQLWAFKMDYEATEKEVAEPLQDLKEGMEQLEKNKTLRYILSTLLSFGNFLNNTSAKGFELTYLEKVPEVKDTVHKQSLLHHVCSVVVENFPQSTDLYSEIGAITRSAKVDFDQLQENLCQMERRCKASWDHLKVIAKHEMKPQLKQKMSDFLKDCAERIIILKIVHRRIINRFHSFLLYLGHPAYSVREISVHRFSKILSEFALEYRTTRDRVLQQKQKRADHRERNKTRGKMIVEVNAPSGRYGSSGSNSAPSGSQESEQPQGLGHAEDAAEHEHMKAVLRTSLGGGDKEGSGVPGLRTRTRSRPGRGGRSSVQARTPAVEDTPICGDDAADEIMERIVRSATQGPGSRTQPRERRRSRANRKSLRRTLKNGLTPEEALALGLSDAPDTEM; from the exons ATGGCCACGTTTGTGTGCAGGGTTCAGTTTTTAGATGACACCGATCCGTTCAACAGCACTAACTTCCCAGAACCGACCAGACCGCCGCTGTACACCTTCAGGGAGGATATCCCCCTCATCAACCAGTTAGCGGGCGTCCACCGGCTCCTCAAGGCTCCACACAAG CTTGATGACTGTGCACTTCAGCTCTCCCACAATGGCACCTATCTGGATCTGGAGTCCTCGCTGGCTGAGCAAAGGGACGAGCTGGAGGGCTTTCAGCAGGATGACACAGG GTCCAGAGGGAAGAAGCACAGTGTTATTTTACGGACCCAGCTGACCGTCCGCGTACACGCCTGCATTG AACGTCTCTATAACTCCAATGGACGTGACTTGAGAAGAGCACTGTTCTCACTAAAGCAAATTTTTCAG gaTGACAAAGATCTGGTCCACGAGTTCGTGATGGCTGAAGGTCTGACGTGTCTCATAAAGGTGGGAGCAGAGGCCGACCAGAACTACCAGAACTACATCTTGAGAG CTCTGGGCCAGATCATGCTGTATGTAGACGGGATGAACGGTGTCATTGGTCATGCTGAGACAATCCAGTGGCTGTACACTCTTGTGGGCTCAAAG TTCCGTCTGGTGGTTAAAACGGCGTTGAAGCTGTTGCTGGTATTTGTGGAGTACTCTGAGTCCAATGCTCCGCTGCTCATAAAAGCCATTACCTCTGTGGACACCAAAAAAG GTTGCAAGCCATGGTCCAACACGATGGAGATCCTACATGAGAAGGATGGAGTAGACACAGAGTTGCTGGTCTATGCGATGACCCTTATCAATAAG ACACTTGCAGCACTGCCTGACCAGGATTCATTCTATGATATGGTGGATGTCCTAGAGGAACAGGGCATCGAAACAATATCCCAAAGGCACCTGGGCCGGAGAGGCACTGATCTGGATTTGGTGGAACAGCTCAACATCTATGAG ATGACGCTGCGGCACGAAGACGGTGACGATGACAGCCAGCCACCACCAACGGGACGCCGGGACCGCCGTCGAGCCAGCCTCGGGGGCGGGGACAAAAAGCATGGCCTGGAGAGGAGGCGGAGCCGCAGGGCCTCTCTTGGACGGTCTGGTCATGCCTCTCCCTGCAGCCCTGCGTCGCCACAGAGAGCTGGCTTAATGCCGTTCAGCGGACAGAGGAGTGACGACGTGAGCGAGAG GGATCTTCCAACCATCATTCACAGAACAACCATCCAGTCCATCACCATCACTTCCAGAAAGGAGAACTTAAGGGAGCCTGAGCAGCGGAGTCGGACTGAATCATCTCCAGCACCCACCGCTCCCTCCCCCTCCATCCCTACCTCACCTCCTCCGGTTTCCTCCCCCCTCAGTCCCCCGGCCCAACCCTCTCTTCTGGCCACACTGTTGGCCAGGAAGAGGTCTATCGTAACTGTCCCGGCTACCAAGGACATCAGCCCACCGTTGCGCGGTAGCTCTCGTCCATCTCCCGACCGGCTGCCCTACCTCCCCCACTcacctttccatctcttctCCTATGACCTCGATGAGGACCCGTCACCACCCGCTCCCAGTGAGGAGTCACCCAAAACAACATCTCCCAG GAACGGCGGTCTTGTCTCCTATTCCTCACTCGGCAGTCAGAGTACACCCACCAGCCCCAG GCCTGCTATTGGGGGTCTGCTTTCGTCTTCCTACCGGCAACACCAGGAATCTCTGGCGGCTGAGCGAGAGCGCCGCcgtgtggagagagaggagagactgCAGAGGATAGaacgagaggagagaaacaagcACAG CCGTGACTATGTGGATAAAATGGAAGAGGCCAGGCTTGCGCGGGAGGAGAG GTATAAGAATGTGGAGCGTCTGGCTGCAGAGGAGTTTGAGAAGGACCGTGTCCGGGTCTCAAGGACTCgccctgacctcaacctgaccTTTGAACCCTCGGAGGCCTGGCCCTCATCATCGCGCAGCAGCACCCCGTCTTCCTTCGCCTCccaggaggaagcagaggctgagCTTGAAACCGAGACCCCCGCAATCCCCTATACACCCTCTGAGACTG GAGAGGCTGAGGATTCCAGTGCCAGCgtagaaacagaggaaaaagagacCGAAGCGACAGCTGAAGAGGGAGAAGAACAGaagggggaagaggaagaggaagtgcGGGACGAGGCAACGgcaggaaaggaggaggaagaagcaggAGCGCGCGAGCAGGAaccagagaaggagagagaggacgcGGAGGAGGACAGCGGCATCCTGAGCGACAAGGAACGACAGAATGAGGACGTGAACGAGAAGGACAACTGCTCTGCCTCCAGCATCTCGTCTGCCAGCAGCACTctggagagggaggagagggggagcaCAGAGAACG GACTAAAGGAGGCCGAGGTGAATGAGCCGTGCAGCAAACTTCTCAATAACAAACTCTTCATGCTGGACATGCTGTACTCCCAGAACAAGAAGCccagtgaagaggaggaggaggaggaggaggaggaggaggaggaagatggagagaaggagaaagaaaaaggagaaggggAGGACAAAGAAGTCCAGGAGGATGCTGACCAGAAGCAGGGGAATGCCCAGGAGAGTGACACAGGTGCTGACAAATCAGAGCACAGAGGCAGCATCCGCCCTTTCGCCGAGCGATTTGGAGACTTGATTAAGGACCTCGGTCCCGCTCGCGCTCCGCTGGACAGTCCGGCCAGCGAGCCCCCTCCTCCACCGCCCAAAAAGGAATCAGACACGATCTGGGACCAGCTCCTAGCCAGCCCCCGGGAGCTGCGCATCGGGGACATCAACTTCACCGACCTGACGGAGGATGACGACAAGGACATTCTGGACGCTGTTATGATGGGAGGATGTGGCGACCTCCCGCCCCCGCCTCCCCCTCCGCCCTTCATCCCCCGCTTCCCTCCGCCCCCGCCGAAGCTAGGCATctgccccccacctcctcccttGATAGGGGTTATGAggcctccccctcctcctttctttaGCGCTCCAACTCCCGTGCCCCCTCCCCCGGAGCCGCCTTTATtcaacaagaagaagaagacaatcAGGCTCTTCTGGAGTGAG GTGCATCCGACAGACTCTCAGTACAGAGACTACAAGCGGAGTGGGGACTCGTTCTGGTCCAAACTGGAGTCAGTAAAGTTGGACACAGCCAAACTGGAACACCTTTTTGAGTCGAAGTCGAAAGAAATACCAGTTACAAAG aaaacagcagcagacgGCAAGCGGCAGGAGATCATCGTTTTGGATTCCAAGAGGAGTAACGCCATCAACATTGGCCTGACCGTGCTGCCTCCTCCTCGCACTATCAAGACGGCCATCCTTAATTTTGATGAGTACGCGCTCAACAAGGAAGGCATAGAG AAAATCCTGACAATGATCCCCactgaggaggagaagcagaagatTCAGGAGGCTCAGCTGGCTAACCCTGATGTCCCATTGGGCTCAGCAGAGCAGTTCCTTCTCACTCTGTCCTCCATCAGCGAGCTCTCTGCCAGACTTCAGCTCTGGGCCTTCAAGATGGACTATGAGGCAACAGAGAAA GAAGTAGCAGAGCCGCTGCAGGATCTGAAAGAGGGTatggagcagctggagaagaacAAAACTCTGCGCTACATCCTCTCCACGTTGCTGTCATTCGGAAACTTCCTCAATAACACCAGC GCTAAAGGCTTCGAGCTGACATACTTGGAGAAGGTTCCAGAGGTGAAGGACACGGTGCATAAGCAGTCCCTGCTGCATCACGTATGCTCTGTGGTGGTGGAGAACTTCCCTCAGAGCACCGACCTCTACTCCGAGATCGGAGCCATCACGCGTTCTGCTAAA GTGGATTTCGACCAGCTGCAGGAGAACCTGTGCCAGATGGAGCGCCGCTGCAAAGCTTCGTGGGACCATCTGAAGGTGATCGCCAAGCACGAGATGAAGCCGCAGCTGAAGCAGAAGATGTCTGACTTCCTTAAAGACTGCGCCGAGAGGATTATCATCCTGAAAATCGTTCACCGCAGGATCATTAACAG gTTCCATTCGTTCCTTCTGTACCTCGGTCACCCGGCATACAGTGTGAGGGAGATCAGTGTCCACAGGTTCAGTAAAATCCTCAGCGAGTTTGCCCTGGAGTACCGAACCACCAGGGACCGcgtgctgcagcagaaacagaagcgGGCCGACCACCGCGAACGCAACAAGACGCGAGGGAAGATGATAGTGGAGGTCAACGCTCCT AGTGGTCGCTACGGCTCCAGTGGCAGCAACAGCGCTCCTAGTGGCAGCCAGGAGAGTGAGCAGCCTCAGGGCTTGGGCCACGCAGAGGACGCTGCAGAGCACGAACACATGAAGGCAGTGCTGAGGACAAGCCTCGGCGGCGGTGACAAGGAAGGCAGCGGCGTTCCAGGCCTTCGGACACGGACAAGATCCCGGCCAGGACGGGGAG GTCGCAGCAGTGTGCAGGCGAGGACCCCAGCTGTGGAGGACACTCCGATCTGTGGAGACGACGCAGCGGACGAGATCATGGAGCGCATCGTGAGGTCGGCCACTCAGGGTCCAGGAAGCAGAACCCAGCCTCGAGAGAGGAGGAGGTCCAGGGCCAACCGCAAGTCAT tGAGGAGAACTCTGAAAAATGGTCTGACCCCAGAAGAAGCTCTTGCTTTAGGACTAAGCGATGCCCCAGATACAGAAATGTGA
- the fhod3a gene encoding FH1/FH2 domain-containing protein 3 isoform X3, translating to MATFVCRVQFLDDTDPFNSTNFPEPTRPPLYTFREDIPLINQLAGVHRLLKAPHKLDDCALQLSHNGTYLDLESSLAEQRDELEGFQQDDTGSRGKKHSVILRTQLTVRVHACIERLYNSNGRDLRRALFSLKQIFQDDKDLVHEFVMAEGLTCLIKVGAEADQNYQNYILRALGQIMLYVDGMNGVIGHAETIQWLYTLVGSKFRLVVKTALKLLLVFVEYSESNAPLLIKAITSVDTKKGCKPWSNTMEILHEKDGVDTELLVYAMTLINKTLAALPDQDSFYDMVDVLEEQGIETISQRHLGRRGTDLDLVEQLNIYEMTLRHEDGDDDSQPPPTGRRDRRRASLGGGDKKHGLERRRSRRASLGRSGHASPCSPASPQRAGLMPFSGQRSDDVSERNGGLVSYSSLGSQSTPTSPRPAIGGLLSSSYRQHQESLAAERERRRVEREERLQRIEREERNKHSRDYVDKMEEARLAREERYKNVERLAAEEFEKDRVRVSRTRPDLNLTFEPSEAWPSSSRSSTPSSFASQEEAEAELETETPAIPYTPSETGEAEDSSASVETEEKETEATAEEGEEQKGEEEEEVRDEATAGKEEEEAGAREQEPEKEREDAEEDSGILSDKERQNEDVNEKDNCSASSISSASSTLEREERGSTENGLKEAEVNEPCSKLLNNKLFMLDMLYSQNKKPSEEEEEEEEEEEEEDGEKEKEKGEGEDKEVQEDADQKQGNAQESDTGADKSEHRGSIRPFAERFGDLIKDLGPARAPLDSPASEPPPPPPKKESDTIWDQLLASPRELRIGDINFTDLTEDDDKDILDAVMMGGCGDLPPPPPPPPFIPRFPPPPPKLGICPPPPPLIGVMRPPPPPFFSAPTPVPPPPEPPLFNKKKKTIRLFWSEVHPTDSQYRDYKRSGDSFWSKLESVKLDTAKLEHLFESKSKEIPVTKKTAADGKRQEIIVLDSKRSNAINIGLTVLPPPRTIKTAILNFDEYALNKEGIEKILTMIPTEEEKQKIQEAQLANPDVPLGSAEQFLLTLSSISELSARLQLWAFKMDYEATEKEVAEPLQDLKEGMEQLEKNKTLRYILSTLLSFGNFLNNTSAKGFELTYLEKVPEVKDTVHKQSLLHHVCSVVVENFPQSTDLYSEIGAITRSAKVDFDQLQENLCQMERRCKASWDHLKVIAKHEMKPQLKQKMSDFLKDCAERIIILKIVHRRIINRFHSFLLYLGHPAYSVREISVHRFSKILSEFALEYRTTRDRVLQQKQKRADHRERNKTRGKMIVEVNAPSDDEDESESGRYGSSGSNSAPSGSQESEQPQGLGHAEDAAEHEHMKAVLRTSLGGGDKEGSGVPGLRTRTRSRPGRGGRSSVQARTPAVEDTPICGDDAADEIMERIVRSATQGPGSRTQPRERRRSRANRKSLRRTLKNGLTPEEALALGLSDAPDTEM from the exons ATGGCCACGTTTGTGTGCAGGGTTCAGTTTTTAGATGACACCGATCCGTTCAACAGCACTAACTTCCCAGAACCGACCAGACCGCCGCTGTACACCTTCAGGGAGGATATCCCCCTCATCAACCAGTTAGCGGGCGTCCACCGGCTCCTCAAGGCTCCACACAAG CTTGATGACTGTGCACTTCAGCTCTCCCACAATGGCACCTATCTGGATCTGGAGTCCTCGCTGGCTGAGCAAAGGGACGAGCTGGAGGGCTTTCAGCAGGATGACACAGG GTCCAGAGGGAAGAAGCACAGTGTTATTTTACGGACCCAGCTGACCGTCCGCGTACACGCCTGCATTG AACGTCTCTATAACTCCAATGGACGTGACTTGAGAAGAGCACTGTTCTCACTAAAGCAAATTTTTCAG gaTGACAAAGATCTGGTCCACGAGTTCGTGATGGCTGAAGGTCTGACGTGTCTCATAAAGGTGGGAGCAGAGGCCGACCAGAACTACCAGAACTACATCTTGAGAG CTCTGGGCCAGATCATGCTGTATGTAGACGGGATGAACGGTGTCATTGGTCATGCTGAGACAATCCAGTGGCTGTACACTCTTGTGGGCTCAAAG TTCCGTCTGGTGGTTAAAACGGCGTTGAAGCTGTTGCTGGTATTTGTGGAGTACTCTGAGTCCAATGCTCCGCTGCTCATAAAAGCCATTACCTCTGTGGACACCAAAAAAG GTTGCAAGCCATGGTCCAACACGATGGAGATCCTACATGAGAAGGATGGAGTAGACACAGAGTTGCTGGTCTATGCGATGACCCTTATCAATAAG ACACTTGCAGCACTGCCTGACCAGGATTCATTCTATGATATGGTGGATGTCCTAGAGGAACAGGGCATCGAAACAATATCCCAAAGGCACCTGGGCCGGAGAGGCACTGATCTGGATTTGGTGGAACAGCTCAACATCTATGAG ATGACGCTGCGGCACGAAGACGGTGACGATGACAGCCAGCCACCACCAACGGGACGCCGGGACCGCCGTCGAGCCAGCCTCGGGGGCGGGGACAAAAAGCATGGCCTGGAGAGGAGGCGGAGCCGCAGGGCCTCTCTTGGACGGTCTGGTCATGCCTCTCCCTGCAGCCCTGCGTCGCCACAGAGAGCTGGCTTAATGCCGTTCAGCGGACAGAGGAGTGACGACGTGAGCGAGAG GAACGGCGGTCTTGTCTCCTATTCCTCACTCGGCAGTCAGAGTACACCCACCAGCCCCAG GCCTGCTATTGGGGGTCTGCTTTCGTCTTCCTACCGGCAACACCAGGAATCTCTGGCGGCTGAGCGAGAGCGCCGCcgtgtggagagagaggagagactgCAGAGGATAGaacgagaggagagaaacaagcACAG CCGTGACTATGTGGATAAAATGGAAGAGGCCAGGCTTGCGCGGGAGGAGAG GTATAAGAATGTGGAGCGTCTGGCTGCAGAGGAGTTTGAGAAGGACCGTGTCCGGGTCTCAAGGACTCgccctgacctcaacctgaccTTTGAACCCTCGGAGGCCTGGCCCTCATCATCGCGCAGCAGCACCCCGTCTTCCTTCGCCTCccaggaggaagcagaggctgagCTTGAAACCGAGACCCCCGCAATCCCCTATACACCCTCTGAGACTG GAGAGGCTGAGGATTCCAGTGCCAGCgtagaaacagaggaaaaagagacCGAAGCGACAGCTGAAGAGGGAGAAGAACAGaagggggaagaggaagaggaagtgcGGGACGAGGCAACGgcaggaaaggaggaggaagaagcaggAGCGCGCGAGCAGGAaccagagaaggagagagaggacgcGGAGGAGGACAGCGGCATCCTGAGCGACAAGGAACGACAGAATGAGGACGTGAACGAGAAGGACAACTGCTCTGCCTCCAGCATCTCGTCTGCCAGCAGCACTctggagagggaggagagggggagcaCAGAGAACG GACTAAAGGAGGCCGAGGTGAATGAGCCGTGCAGCAAACTTCTCAATAACAAACTCTTCATGCTGGACATGCTGTACTCCCAGAACAAGAAGCccagtgaagaggaggaggaggaggaggaggaggaggaggaggaagatggagagaaggagaaagaaaaaggagaaggggAGGACAAAGAAGTCCAGGAGGATGCTGACCAGAAGCAGGGGAATGCCCAGGAGAGTGACACAGGTGCTGACAAATCAGAGCACAGAGGCAGCATCCGCCCTTTCGCCGAGCGATTTGGAGACTTGATTAAGGACCTCGGTCCCGCTCGCGCTCCGCTGGACAGTCCGGCCAGCGAGCCCCCTCCTCCACCGCCCAAAAAGGAATCAGACACGATCTGGGACCAGCTCCTAGCCAGCCCCCGGGAGCTGCGCATCGGGGACATCAACTTCACCGACCTGACGGAGGATGACGACAAGGACATTCTGGACGCTGTTATGATGGGAGGATGTGGCGACCTCCCGCCCCCGCCTCCCCCTCCGCCCTTCATCCCCCGCTTCCCTCCGCCCCCGCCGAAGCTAGGCATctgccccccacctcctcccttGATAGGGGTTATGAggcctccccctcctcctttctttaGCGCTCCAACTCCCGTGCCCCCTCCCCCGGAGCCGCCTTTATtcaacaagaagaagaagacaatcAGGCTCTTCTGGAGTGAG GTGCATCCGACAGACTCTCAGTACAGAGACTACAAGCGGAGTGGGGACTCGTTCTGGTCCAAACTGGAGTCAGTAAAGTTGGACACAGCCAAACTGGAACACCTTTTTGAGTCGAAGTCGAAAGAAATACCAGTTACAAAG aaaacagcagcagacgGCAAGCGGCAGGAGATCATCGTTTTGGATTCCAAGAGGAGTAACGCCATCAACATTGGCCTGACCGTGCTGCCTCCTCCTCGCACTATCAAGACGGCCATCCTTAATTTTGATGAGTACGCGCTCAACAAGGAAGGCATAGAG AAAATCCTGACAATGATCCCCactgaggaggagaagcagaagatTCAGGAGGCTCAGCTGGCTAACCCTGATGTCCCATTGGGCTCAGCAGAGCAGTTCCTTCTCACTCTGTCCTCCATCAGCGAGCTCTCTGCCAGACTTCAGCTCTGGGCCTTCAAGATGGACTATGAGGCAACAGAGAAA GAAGTAGCAGAGCCGCTGCAGGATCTGAAAGAGGGTatggagcagctggagaagaacAAAACTCTGCGCTACATCCTCTCCACGTTGCTGTCATTCGGAAACTTCCTCAATAACACCAGC GCTAAAGGCTTCGAGCTGACATACTTGGAGAAGGTTCCAGAGGTGAAGGACACGGTGCATAAGCAGTCCCTGCTGCATCACGTATGCTCTGTGGTGGTGGAGAACTTCCCTCAGAGCACCGACCTCTACTCCGAGATCGGAGCCATCACGCGTTCTGCTAAA GTGGATTTCGACCAGCTGCAGGAGAACCTGTGCCAGATGGAGCGCCGCTGCAAAGCTTCGTGGGACCATCTGAAGGTGATCGCCAAGCACGAGATGAAGCCGCAGCTGAAGCAGAAGATGTCTGACTTCCTTAAAGACTGCGCCGAGAGGATTATCATCCTGAAAATCGTTCACCGCAGGATCATTAACAG gTTCCATTCGTTCCTTCTGTACCTCGGTCACCCGGCATACAGTGTGAGGGAGATCAGTGTCCACAGGTTCAGTAAAATCCTCAGCGAGTTTGCCCTGGAGTACCGAACCACCAGGGACCGcgtgctgcagcagaaacagaagcgGGCCGACCACCGCGAACGCAACAAGACGCGAGGGAAGATGATAGTGGAGGTCAACGCTCCT TCTGATGATGAAGACGAGAGTGAG AGTGGTCGCTACGGCTCCAGTGGCAGCAACAGCGCTCCTAGTGGCAGCCAGGAGAGTGAGCAGCCTCAGGGCTTGGGCCACGCAGAGGACGCTGCAGAGCACGAACACATGAAGGCAGTGCTGAGGACAAGCCTCGGCGGCGGTGACAAGGAAGGCAGCGGCGTTCCAGGCCTTCGGACACGGACAAGATCCCGGCCAGGACGGGGAG GTCGCAGCAGTGTGCAGGCGAGGACCCCAGCTGTGGAGGACACTCCGATCTGTGGAGACGACGCAGCGGACGAGATCATGGAGCGCATCGTGAGGTCGGCCACTCAGGGTCCAGGAAGCAGAACCCAGCCTCGAGAGAGGAGGAGGTCCAGGGCCAACCGCAAGTCAT tGAGGAGAACTCTGAAAAATGGTCTGACCCCAGAAGAAGCTCTTGCTTTAGGACTAAGCGATGCCCCAGATACAGAAATGTGA